In Arthrobacter ramosus, one DNA window encodes the following:
- a CDS encoding NUDIX hydrolase, with amino-acid sequence MPSAIGAHVAPAPHSAQAALPTVEEVSAGGVVVDTSDGELRVAIIARLNRGGRLEWCLPKGHPEGKENNEEAAVREIAEETGIEGNVLAPLGSIDYWFTVSGHRVHKTVHHFLLRATGGELTIENDPDQEAIDAAWVPLQELARKLSFPNERRIADLAREVLPEHL; translated from the coding sequence TTGCCGTCGGCAATTGGTGCCCACGTCGCGCCCGCTCCGCACTCGGCACAGGCTGCCCTTCCGACGGTGGAAGAAGTCTCCGCCGGCGGCGTCGTAGTAGACACGTCCGACGGCGAACTGAGGGTTGCGATCATCGCCCGCCTTAATAGGGGTGGCCGGCTCGAGTGGTGCCTGCCGAAGGGGCATCCGGAGGGCAAGGAAAACAACGAGGAAGCAGCCGTCCGCGAGATTGCTGAAGAGACCGGAATCGAAGGCAACGTCCTCGCTCCTCTCGGCAGCATCGACTACTGGTTCACCGTGAGCGGGCACCGAGTCCACAAAACCGTGCACCATTTCCTGCTGCGCGCCACGGGCGGAGAGCTGACCATCGAGAACGATCCCGACCAAGAGGCAATCGACGCCGCTTGGGTTCCACTTCAGGAATTGGCCCGCAAGTTGTCCTTTCCCAATGAGCGGCGCATCGCCGATCTTGCCCGGGAAGTCCTGCCCGAACACCTCTAA
- a CDS encoding CCA tRNA nucleotidyltransferase yields the protein MAQVLDSSSVNFQMDPVVLDLGQRFVDAGFELSLVGGPVRDLFLGRVSPDLDFTTDATPDQTLSIIKRWADNFWEIGRAFGTIGMKKSGFQIEITTYRAEAYDADSRKPAVAFGSSLLDDLLRRDFTINAMALRLPSLELVDPFGGVRDLHASVLATPGAPESSFSDDPLRMMRAARFAAQLGVAVHDDVRLAMSGMAERIKIISAERVREELVKLITGAHPRAGIDLLVDTGLAEFVLPEVSALRLEADEHHRHKDVYQHSLQVLEQAASLETGPDGPVPGPDFVLRFAALMHDVGKPATRRFEPGGAVSFRHHDMVGSKLTAKRMKALRFDNDTIKAVARLVELHMRFYGYGDAGWTDSAVRRYVADAGPLLERLHRLTRSDVTTRNQRKAERLSFAYDDLEQRIEVLAEQESLNAIRPDMDGAQIMALLGLKPGPVVGRAYKFLLEERMENGPLSQEEAESKLLAWWTVQPESVVELSSEPAVDANAGTAEPEES from the coding sequence ATGGCGCAAGTATTGGACAGTTCTTCAGTTAATTTCCAGATGGATCCAGTGGTCCTGGACCTCGGACAGCGGTTTGTGGACGCCGGATTCGAACTGTCGCTGGTTGGCGGGCCGGTGCGGGACCTCTTCCTGGGCCGTGTCTCGCCGGACCTGGATTTCACCACCGACGCCACTCCGGACCAGACCCTTTCCATCATCAAGAGGTGGGCTGACAATTTCTGGGAGATCGGCCGTGCCTTTGGAACGATCGGGATGAAGAAATCCGGCTTCCAGATTGAGATCACGACGTACCGCGCCGAAGCCTACGACGCCGATTCCCGCAAGCCCGCGGTGGCCTTCGGCTCCTCGCTGCTGGACGACCTCCTCCGCCGCGACTTCACCATCAACGCCATGGCGCTCCGGCTGCCGTCCCTGGAGCTCGTGGATCCGTTCGGCGGGGTCCGCGATCTTCACGCCTCGGTCCTCGCCACCCCGGGAGCACCCGAATCGTCGTTCTCCGACGATCCCCTTCGCATGATGCGCGCTGCCCGGTTCGCGGCGCAACTTGGTGTTGCAGTGCACGACGACGTGCGCCTCGCCATGTCCGGGATGGCCGAGCGGATCAAGATCATTTCCGCCGAGCGCGTGCGCGAGGAGCTTGTCAAGCTCATTACTGGTGCGCATCCGCGCGCGGGCATCGACCTCCTCGTGGATACCGGACTGGCCGAATTCGTCCTGCCCGAGGTTTCTGCGCTGCGCCTTGAAGCCGATGAGCACCACCGGCACAAGGATGTCTACCAGCATTCCCTGCAGGTCCTGGAGCAGGCCGCGTCGCTCGAGACGGGCCCGGACGGCCCGGTGCCGGGTCCGGACTTTGTGTTGCGCTTCGCCGCGCTAATGCACGACGTCGGGAAGCCGGCGACGCGCCGATTCGAACCGGGCGGCGCGGTGAGCTTCCGCCACCACGACATGGTGGGCTCCAAGCTGACCGCAAAACGCATGAAGGCCCTGCGCTTCGACAACGACACCATCAAAGCCGTGGCGCGGCTTGTAGAGCTTCACATGCGTTTTTACGGCTACGGAGACGCGGGTTGGACGGATTCCGCGGTCCGCCGCTACGTGGCAGACGCTGGCCCCTTGTTGGAGCGCCTGCACCGACTGACCCGGTCCGACGTCACTACACGTAACCAGCGCAAGGCGGAGCGGCTCTCCTTTGCCTACGATGACCTTGAGCAACGGATTGAGGTCCTGGCCGAGCAGGAATCGCTCAATGCCATCCGGCCGGACATGGACGGAGCGCAGATCATGGCTTTGCTGGGACTCAAGCCCGGACCCGTGGTTGGCCGCGCCTACAAGTTCCTCCTGGAGGAGCGCATGGAAAACGGCCCGCTGTCCCAGGAGGAGGCCGAGTCCAAGCTCCTGGCGTGGTGGACTGTGCAACCCGAGTCCGTCGTCGAACTTTCATCGGAACCAGCCGTCGATGCCAACGCAGGCACCGCCGAACCAGAGGAGTCCTAA
- a CDS encoding histidine phosphatase family protein has product MNPAARPSRPQLWIMRHGETEWSKSGQYTGLTDLPLTVEGEQQAVEARKILEGIDFDLVLTSPLRRARRTAELAGFPDAVHEPLAVEWNYGDYEGISSDLIRKDNPDYLIWTDGVPNGETLDSVAARADKIIARVLESGMDNVLIVAHGHFSRILTARWLELDAREGRHFVLGTAKVCTLGWDKRTPAILRWGL; this is encoded by the coding sequence GTGAACCCTGCAGCCAGGCCCTCCCGGCCACAGCTCTGGATCATGCGTCACGGGGAGACGGAATGGTCCAAGAGTGGCCAGTACACCGGTTTGACGGACCTTCCCTTGACGGTGGAAGGCGAGCAGCAGGCCGTGGAAGCTCGCAAGATCTTGGAAGGCATCGACTTCGACCTGGTCCTGACGTCGCCGCTGCGCCGAGCCCGGCGTACCGCGGAGTTGGCGGGTTTCCCCGACGCCGTTCATGAACCGCTCGCTGTGGAGTGGAACTACGGCGACTACGAAGGCATCAGCTCGGACCTCATCCGCAAGGACAACCCGGACTATCTCATCTGGACCGACGGCGTTCCCAACGGCGAGACGCTCGACTCTGTGGCAGCCCGTGCCGACAAGATCATTGCCCGCGTCCTCGAGTCTGGAATGGACAACGTCCTGATTGTGGCCCACGGCCATTTCTCCCGCATCCTCACGGCCCGCTGGCTTGAATTGGATGCCAGGGAAGGACGTCACTTTGTCCTGGGAACAGCCAAAGTTTGTACCTTGGGATGGGACAAGCGGACGCCTGCCATTCTTCGATGGGGACTGTAG
- a CDS encoding glycoside hydrolase family 15 protein: MAFIRRVRTASGATGVQIAEYVHGRQRIVEAVIGVGQRREPKELFERLLALRNDVGLLSEEWEVETGRQLGKTPQAFNHFARVMSPLDLHEGSVHRSDVPVWGR, translated from the coding sequence GTGGCATTCATCAGAAGGGTGCGGACGGCTTCGGGAGCGACAGGCGTGCAGATCGCCGAGTACGTGCACGGGCGTCAGCGGATCGTGGAGGCAGTGATCGGCGTGGGCCAGCGGCGCGAACCCAAGGAACTTTTCGAGCGGCTGCTGGCGCTGCGCAACGACGTCGGCCTGCTGAGCGAGGAGTGGGAGGTGGAAACCGGCCGGCAACTGGGCAAAACACCGCAGGCGTTCAACCACTTTGCCCGGGTCATGAGCCCGCTGGACCTGCACGAGGGCAGCGTGCACCGCAGCGACGTACCGGTGTGGGGACGCTGA
- a CDS encoding glycosyltransferase family 87 protein codes for MQETKPHSREKRARFVVPSRSDSLLRNVTELIGGPLGQRSSPGTISPGFFTVDRVLIILTIVAALLSIMIKGYCRVNGWHTPQQFYATCYSDFPELFSSRGLADGVFPLFDQKALFEYPVITGLIAGVTAWLVPGHGASPERILGYFDVNATLIAAMWIVVVLATARINRRRPWDAAMVALAPGIVLAGVINWDMWAVAMLAVGMYFFAKERPVLAGLFIGLGTATKLYPLLILGAVFLLALRSGRLRVLFVTTLSATVAWLAVNVPIAAVNPAGWRYFFDYTRDRPAGYSSPWFAYNLVAERLQLVQLGPEAINALAMDMFLVACALIAGLALTAPRRPRLAQLTFLIVAAFILSNKVYSPQYVLWLVPLLALARPGWRDFLLWQAAEALHWTATWMYLGQTSSGGAAQNNIDMPYYVMAVMLHMAATAYLMLRVAWDIWEPDLDPLRVQGVDDPHGGVFNGAKDWFRIDLKSPAASVLPWRRVALNSVEEQSGLDAPSGLDTPKPSHDSVPSTDCEAERDG; via the coding sequence ATGCAGGAGACGAAGCCGCACAGCCGGGAAAAGCGTGCTCGCTTTGTGGTCCCCAGCCGTAGTGATTCCTTGCTCAGGAACGTCACCGAGTTGATCGGAGGACCCCTCGGCCAGCGGTCCTCCCCCGGGACGATCTCCCCGGGATTCTTCACCGTTGACCGGGTCCTGATCATCCTCACGATCGTTGCGGCACTCCTGTCGATCATGATCAAGGGCTATTGCCGCGTCAACGGCTGGCACACTCCCCAGCAGTTCTACGCCACCTGCTACTCGGATTTCCCCGAACTTTTCAGCAGCCGCGGCCTTGCGGATGGAGTGTTTCCGCTCTTCGACCAGAAAGCCCTCTTCGAATATCCCGTGATCACGGGTCTCATAGCGGGTGTCACTGCGTGGCTCGTACCAGGGCACGGTGCCAGCCCCGAACGGATCCTTGGCTATTTCGATGTGAATGCCACCCTGATTGCGGCCATGTGGATCGTGGTGGTTCTGGCCACCGCGCGCATCAATCGGCGCCGGCCTTGGGACGCGGCCATGGTGGCGCTAGCGCCCGGGATTGTGCTGGCCGGAGTCATCAATTGGGACATGTGGGCCGTGGCGATGCTCGCGGTGGGGATGTACTTCTTCGCAAAGGAACGTCCCGTCCTGGCCGGTCTGTTCATCGGTTTGGGGACGGCCACCAAGCTCTATCCGCTGCTCATACTGGGCGCAGTCTTTCTACTCGCGCTACGCAGCGGCCGGCTGCGGGTCCTCTTTGTGACCACCTTGTCCGCCACGGTAGCCTGGCTGGCAGTCAATGTCCCGATCGCAGCCGTCAACCCGGCCGGCTGGCGCTACTTTTTCGACTACACACGTGATCGCCCCGCTGGATACAGCTCGCCGTGGTTCGCCTACAACCTCGTTGCAGAACGGCTTCAACTGGTCCAGCTTGGCCCCGAAGCCATCAATGCCCTGGCGATGGACATGTTCCTCGTTGCCTGCGCTTTGATTGCTGGATTGGCGTTGACAGCGCCACGGCGCCCGCGGCTGGCCCAGTTGACGTTTCTGATTGTGGCGGCCTTCATCCTGAGCAATAAGGTCTATTCGCCCCAATATGTGCTCTGGCTAGTGCCACTGCTCGCTTTGGCCAGGCCCGGCTGGCGCGACTTCCTGCTCTGGCAGGCCGCCGAGGCGTTGCATTGGACCGCCACGTGGATGTACCTGGGCCAGACGAGCAGCGGCGGGGCTGCACAGAACAACATCGATATGCCGTACTACGTCATGGCCGTGATGCTACATATGGCCGCAACGGCATATTTGATGTTGAGGGTTGCGTGGGACATTTGGGAACCCGACCTGGATCCCCTCCGGGTCCAGGGTGTGGACGACCCCCACGGTGGTGTGTTCAACGGGGCCAAGGATTGGTTCCGGATAGACCTCAAGAGTCCGGCGGCATCAGTGCTGCCCTGGCGGCGCGTTGCCTTGAACTCCGTGGAGGAGCAGTCCGGGCTCGACGCGCCATCCGGGCTCGATACGCCCAAACCTTCCCACGACTCAGTGCCCTCTACGGACTGCGAGGCCGAACGCGATGGCTGA
- a CDS encoding phytoene desaturase family protein, producing MAEVAVVGSGPNGLAAAVVMARAGLAVRVYEAAATIGGGTRTAELLEPGHVYDVCSAVHPMALASRFFRDFELERRVELRLPEVQYGTPLDGGRAALAYRSLERTASELGADGAAFTRLMGPLVERLGGVLDVTQNQLLRIPADPVAALRLGLATLEQGSPWWNRRFSGDAAPALLTGAAAHAVAPLPSLAAAGAGLLLGALAHAGGWPIPVGGSVAMAEAMARDIEAHGGVIETGVQIDSLEELRPAKAILLDVAPPGLLRMAAAALPDRYRRSLETFRFGNAACKVDFILSGPVPWAAPRLAAAGTVHVGGTRAAMGEAENLVAAGRHPAKPYVLVAQPSIVDPGRAPAGRHILWSYCHVPKGSTVDMAEAVMSRIEEFAPGFRDVVVGWKTTTAAGLADYNANYVGGDFSAGLMDLRGLVQRPVLSLVPWRTPIPGVYLCSSSTPPGPGVTGMPGYHAAKYALKDMFGLKVPGLGLGT from the coding sequence ATGGCTGAGGTCGCCGTCGTCGGCTCCGGACCGAACGGCTTGGCCGCCGCGGTAGTCATGGCCCGCGCGGGCCTGGCCGTGCGGGTGTATGAAGCCGCCGCGACTATCGGTGGGGGAACACGGACGGCCGAACTGCTGGAACCGGGGCACGTCTACGACGTCTGTTCCGCGGTCCATCCGATGGCCTTGGCTTCGCGCTTCTTCCGGGATTTTGAACTCGAGCGGCGCGTGGAGCTGCGCTTGCCGGAAGTCCAATACGGAACGCCGCTCGACGGCGGCAGGGCAGCCCTTGCGTATCGCTCGCTGGAGCGGACCGCTTCTGAACTCGGGGCCGACGGAGCTGCGTTTACCCGCTTGATGGGACCGTTGGTGGAGCGGCTGGGCGGGGTGCTGGACGTGACACAGAACCAACTGCTGAGGATCCCGGCCGATCCGGTGGCGGCGTTACGACTTGGCTTGGCGACCCTGGAGCAGGGTTCGCCGTGGTGGAACCGGCGATTCTCCGGGGACGCGGCTCCGGCACTCCTGACCGGGGCCGCGGCGCACGCTGTGGCTCCCCTACCTTCGCTCGCCGCGGCGGGGGCGGGACTCCTTCTGGGTGCGTTGGCTCATGCCGGCGGGTGGCCCATTCCCGTTGGTGGCTCTGTGGCAATGGCGGAGGCCATGGCCCGGGACATCGAGGCCCACGGTGGGGTGATTGAGACCGGCGTGCAGATCGATTCGTTGGAAGAGCTGCGTCCGGCTAAGGCGATCCTGCTGGACGTTGCGCCTCCGGGACTGCTGCGCATGGCGGCTGCGGCGCTTCCCGATCGCTATAGGCGGTCGCTGGAAACATTCCGTTTCGGGAATGCAGCATGCAAGGTGGATTTCATCCTGTCCGGGCCGGTGCCCTGGGCAGCTCCACGGCTAGCCGCCGCCGGGACAGTGCACGTGGGTGGCACGCGTGCCGCCATGGGCGAGGCCGAGAACCTGGTAGCTGCGGGCCGGCATCCCGCGAAGCCGTACGTCCTGGTGGCCCAGCCATCCATTGTGGATCCCGGGCGGGCTCCCGCTGGGCGGCACATTCTCTGGTCCTATTGCCACGTGCCCAAAGGATCGACTGTGGACATGGCCGAGGCGGTCATGTCCAGGATCGAGGAATTTGCCCCGGGCTTCCGCGACGTGGTGGTGGGCTGGAAGACGACGACTGCGGCAGGCCTGGCGGACTACAACGCGAACTATGTTGGCGGAGACTTCAGTGCAGGACTGATGGACCTTCGGGGATTGGTGCAGCGTCCCGTGCTTTCACTTGTGCCATGGCGGACCCCGATTCCGGGGGTTTACCTGTGCTCCTCGTCCACGCCCCCCGGGCCCGGAGTGACAGGAATGCCCGGGTACCATGCTGCTAAATATGCCTTGAAGGACATGTTTGGGCTGAAGGTACCCGGGCTTGGGTTGGGCACATAA
- a CDS encoding NAD(P)-dependent oxidoreductase, giving the protein MKIAVYGATGMVGSQIVNESLTRGHEVTAISRKGSEVAGAKAVAADLADGQSFAEIAKEHDAVILATGPSRTGGDHGEWLAAMDAAYSNAEGTRLMIVGGAGTLEIDGVRLLDSPDFPEAYKAEATTAAAAFAAVKQAPESLDWTVLAPAPVIQPGERTGIYSTAKDSPAGNTISTQDYAVAMLDEIETPAHRRARFTAAN; this is encoded by the coding sequence ATGAAAATCGCAGTTTACGGCGCAACAGGCATGGTCGGAAGCCAGATCGTCAACGAATCCCTCACCCGCGGCCACGAAGTCACCGCCATCTCCCGCAAGGGCTCAGAGGTTGCCGGAGCGAAGGCCGTCGCTGCCGATCTCGCTGATGGCCAGAGCTTCGCGGAAATCGCCAAAGAGCACGACGCCGTCATCCTCGCCACCGGCCCGAGCCGCACCGGCGGAGACCACGGAGAATGGCTTGCGGCAATGGACGCCGCCTACAGCAACGCCGAAGGCACACGCCTCATGATCGTCGGCGGTGCAGGCACGCTGGAGATCGACGGCGTCCGCCTCCTCGATTCGCCGGACTTCCCTGAGGCCTACAAGGCCGAGGCAACCACCGCGGCCGCAGCTTTCGCCGCCGTCAAGCAAGCTCCCGAGAGCCTGGACTGGACCGTACTCGCACCCGCGCCTGTCATCCAGCCTGGTGAGCGCACGGGAATCTACTCCACTGCCAAGGATTCTCCAGCCGGCAACACCATCTCCACCCAGGACTACGCCGTCGCCATGCTGGACGAAATCGAAACTCCGGCCCACCGCCGCGCGCGCTTCACCGCAGCCAACTAA
- a CDS encoding winged helix-turn-helix transcriptional regulator, with protein MDTKDLPANILDPDCPSRVIFQRIGDKWASLVVQVLADGPIRFSELRKMVHVVTPKVLTQTLRTLERDGLITRTVHAQVPPRVDYELTELGASLLEPLTLLRLWAEDHVPSILKARDAYDDARDEAVIGG; from the coding sequence ATGGATACCAAGGATCTGCCGGCAAACATCCTCGACCCTGATTGCCCGTCTCGAGTGATCTTTCAGCGCATCGGCGACAAATGGGCCTCGTTGGTGGTCCAGGTCCTCGCGGACGGCCCTATCCGTTTCTCCGAGCTTCGCAAGATGGTCCACGTGGTGACGCCCAAGGTGCTCACCCAGACTCTTCGCACCCTGGAGCGCGACGGTCTCATCACCCGGACTGTCCACGCGCAGGTGCCCCCGCGCGTCGACTATGAACTGACCGAGCTTGGCGCTTCCCTGCTGGAGCCATTGACCCTTCTGCGTCTCTGGGCGGAGGACCACGTGCCCAGTATTCTCAAGGCCCGCGATGCCTATGACGACGCCCGGGACGAGGCGGTCATAGGGGGCTGA
- a CDS encoding ABC transporter ATP-binding protein, protein MNPVLNLVNVTLEYPDGDSTLKALDAVDLRVDAGEFFSLVGPSGSGKSSLLAVAATLVRPSSGLVLIDGMDATGLKDTELTSLRREKVGIIFQQPNLLPSLTAVEQLILGDHLRGKPAVRARKRATELLDVVGLGTSLNKRPHQLSGGQRQRVNIARALMGQPRVLLVDEPTAALDHERSESIVRLLRQVTDEFATATVMVTHDTEFLPLTDSVATMRDGRLGLAVPASPTSPHRHPRLASSAREPWRRGPTQMSF, encoded by the coding sequence ATGAATCCCGTCCTCAACCTGGTCAACGTCACCCTGGAGTACCCCGACGGAGACTCCACCCTCAAGGCCCTGGACGCCGTGGATCTCCGCGTGGACGCCGGCGAATTCTTTTCCCTCGTAGGCCCGTCCGGCTCAGGGAAGTCCTCGCTTCTGGCCGTGGCAGCAACATTGGTCCGGCCGAGTTCCGGGCTCGTCCTCATCGACGGCATGGATGCCACCGGACTCAAGGACACCGAACTCACTTCCCTGCGCCGGGAAAAAGTCGGCATCATCTTCCAGCAACCCAATCTCCTGCCTTCACTGACCGCCGTCGAGCAGCTGATCCTCGGCGACCACCTCCGGGGGAAGCCCGCTGTTAGGGCACGCAAGCGCGCTACGGAACTGCTCGACGTCGTCGGGCTCGGGACGTCGCTCAACAAGCGACCACACCAGCTCTCCGGAGGACAGCGGCAGCGCGTGAACATCGCGAGGGCGCTCATGGGCCAGCCTCGGGTGCTGCTTGTCGACGAGCCGACGGCAGCCTTGGATCACGAGCGCAGTGAATCGATCGTGCGGCTACTGCGACAGGTCACGGACGAATTCGCGACGGCGACCGTCATGGTCACCCACGATACCGAGTTCCTGCCGCTCACCGACTCCGTCGCAACCATGCGGGACGGGCGCCTCGGTTTGGCCGTACCAGCCAGCCCAACTAGTCCCCACCGCCACCCTCGCCTCGCAAGCTCGGCCAGGGAACCCTGGCGGCGTGGGCCCACGCAGATGTCGTTCTGA
- a CDS encoding ABC transporter permease: MFLAVRDIRFAKGRFALMGSVVALITLLLVMLSGLTAGLGNQSTSAIAALPAQQIAFGAPAGGEAKASYTESEVSTKQLQAWRNRPGVVSAEAVGISQTRFQSLDSSNNAAGTANVAVFGTDGGISPVAVKEGEVVVGESLAKELSLSTGSRVTAGGTILTVSAVTRDEWYSHTGVVWTSLATWQKLAHIPSGESIGTVLAVTYDAGTSVDLDAANAVAGTVSATPSGSFQALGSYKSENGSLMLMQAFLYGISALVIVAFLTVWTVQRTRDIAVLKAMGASSGHVVRDALVQAGIVLLAGAGLGGGLGVLGGFFAARAAPFLVTPLTTLVPIAGIVILGLGGAAVAVRSITRVDPLIALGGN; encoded by the coding sequence GCGGGCCTCGGCAACCAGTCGACGTCGGCCATTGCAGCCCTTCCGGCGCAGCAAATCGCCTTCGGCGCGCCCGCCGGGGGCGAGGCCAAGGCGTCTTATACGGAATCGGAGGTCTCCACCAAACAGCTCCAAGCGTGGCGGAACCGGCCGGGTGTTGTTTCTGCCGAAGCCGTGGGTATCAGCCAGACGCGGTTCCAGTCCCTCGATTCCTCCAACAATGCCGCGGGCACTGCCAACGTCGCGGTCTTCGGGACCGACGGCGGCATCTCGCCGGTGGCGGTCAAGGAGGGCGAGGTGGTGGTCGGGGAGTCCTTGGCGAAGGAACTCTCGCTGAGTACCGGGAGCCGGGTGACCGCGGGCGGTACCATCCTGACGGTTTCCGCGGTTACCCGGGACGAGTGGTATTCGCACACCGGAGTCGTGTGGACCTCCCTGGCTACATGGCAGAAGCTGGCACATATTCCTTCCGGGGAATCCATCGGGACGGTTCTCGCGGTGACGTACGACGCCGGTACCTCCGTGGACCTCGACGCCGCCAATGCGGTGGCGGGCACTGTTAGTGCCACCCCCAGCGGCTCGTTCCAGGCCCTCGGCTCCTACAAGAGCGAAAACGGCTCCCTGATGCTGATGCAGGCTTTCCTCTACGGCATCTCGGCGCTTGTCATCGTGGCCTTCCTGACCGTCTGGACTGTTCAGCGCACACGCGACATCGCCGTGCTCAAGGCCATGGGTGCCTCCTCCGGCCATGTGGTGCGGGACGCACTGGTCCAAGCGGGAATCGTCCTGCTCGCCGGCGCGGGACTGGGTGGGGGCCTTGGCGTGCTGGGCGGCTTCTTCGCTGCCAGGGCGGCACCGTTCCTGGTAACTCCGCTGACAACGCTCGTCCCGATTGCCGGGATCGTGATTCTCGGCCTTGGCGGTGCAGCGGTTGCCGTACGCAGCATCACCCGAGTGGATCCGCTGATCGCCCTCGGCGGCAACTAG